The proteins below are encoded in one region of Candidatus Dormiibacterota bacterium:
- the hisS gene encoding histidine--tRNA ligase has translation MPPLGAPRGTHDLLPDTATAWRWLHAVHAEVAELHGYRLIDTPVFEQTELFERGVGTGTDVVDKEMYTFTDRGGRSLTLRPEGTAGVLRAVLQANLLEEARPVRTHYAGPMFRYDRPQKGRYRQFHQVGIEAIGERSPELDVEVIEVGWRFLEALGLTGVVLQVNSLGDLDDRQRYREALLAHYRPLADQLCDDCRRRLEINPLRLLDCKRDEALRDAAPEITDSFGDESTAYFASVRAGLTAAGIAHEHNPRLVRGLDYYAHTAFEYWHGSLQGAQNSLGGGGRYDGLAETLGFPATPGIGYAFGVERLLLVAAEQGSAPAPAPACDVVVCSYGAAQAAAAAELARVLRAARVRTVLDVSDRKLERKLKGADRLGARLCVIVGEDEVREGAATVRDLARRTQERHPTGKVVDAVGAALAAGRAA, from the coding sequence GTGCCTCCGCTCGGCGCCCCCCGGGGCACCCACGACCTGCTCCCCGACACCGCCACCGCCTGGCGCTGGCTCCACGCGGTGCATGCCGAGGTCGCCGAGCTCCACGGCTACCGGCTCATCGACACCCCCGTCTTCGAGCAGACCGAGCTGTTCGAGCGCGGGGTGGGCACCGGCACCGACGTCGTCGACAAGGAGATGTACACCTTCACCGATCGCGGCGGCCGGTCGCTGACGCTGCGGCCGGAGGGCACCGCCGGGGTGCTCCGCGCCGTGCTCCAGGCCAACCTCCTCGAGGAGGCGCGGCCGGTGCGCACCCACTACGCGGGGCCGATGTTCCGCTACGACCGGCCCCAGAAGGGCCGCTACCGCCAGTTCCACCAGGTCGGCATCGAGGCGATCGGTGAGCGCAGCCCCGAGCTCGACGTCGAGGTCATCGAGGTGGGCTGGCGCTTCCTCGAGGCGCTGGGGCTGACCGGGGTGGTGCTCCAGGTCAACAGCCTCGGCGACCTCGACGACCGGCAGCGCTATCGCGAGGCGCTGCTCGCCCACTACCGGCCGCTCGCCGACCAGCTCTGCGACGACTGCCGCCGCCGGCTGGAGATCAACCCGCTGCGGCTGCTCGACTGCAAACGCGACGAGGCGCTGCGCGACGCGGCGCCGGAGATCACCGACTCGTTCGGCGACGAGAGCACCGCGTACTTCGCGAGCGTCCGGGCGGGGCTCACCGCCGCCGGCATTGCCCACGAGCACAACCCGCGCCTGGTGCGGGGCCTCGACTACTACGCCCACACCGCCTTCGAGTACTGGCACGGCTCGCTCCAGGGCGCCCAGAACTCGCTCGGCGGCGGCGGCCGCTACGACGGCCTCGCCGAGACCCTCGGCTTTCCCGCCACCCCGGGCATCGGCTACGCCTTCGGGGTCGAGCGGCTGCTGCTGGTGGCCGCCGAGCAGGGTTCGGCTCCGGCGCCGGCACCGGCCTGCGACGTGGTGGTCTGCTCCTACGGTGCCGCCCAGGCGGCGGCGGCCGCGGAGCTCGCCCGGGTGCTCCGCGCCGCCCGGGTGCGCACGGTTCTGGACGTGAGTGACCGAAAGCTGGAGCGCAAGCTGAAGGGCGCCGACCGGCTGGGGGCACGGCTCTGCGTCATCGTCGGCGAGGACGAGGTCCGCGAGGGCGCCGCCACGGTCCGCGACCTCGCCAGGCGCACCCAGGAGCGCCATCCCACGGGGAAGGTGGTCGACGCCGTCGGCGCCGCGCTCGCCGCCGGGCGCGCCGCCTGA
- the aspS gene encoding aspartate--tRNA ligase, whose product MATERTSCGEPRLADAGRHITVYGWVDHHRDHGGLKFVDLRDRSGILQVVFNPTTAPEAHQTAQRVRQEWVLRIEGELRPRGGNVNPKLETGEVELHATACTVLSAARTPPFPVNEESEVDERLRLRHRYLDLRRPRLQRNLRARARFIGGLRRAMESRGFFEIETPMMVRATPEGARDYLVPSRVTPGRFYALPQSPQLYKQLCMVAGLDRYFQIARCMRDEDLRADRQPEFTQLDLEMSFIDEEDIHEVLEQVISEAWEEAGFVGRIRTPFPRLTWREAMDRYGSDKPDTRFGLELRDLTEVARGCGFRVFADAVAKGGVVRGIAVPGGGDLTRGRIEGELADVVRTFRAKGLAHLWRREQGWEGGIAKFFGPEELDRIGEITGAAPGDAVLMVADRPAVVAAALGALRVHLARERGLLDPDRLDMIWVTEFPMFERDEDTGALSALHHPFTMVHADDVELLESDPLRIRSRAYDIVLNGREIGSGSIRITDPDVQARVFRALGMSDEEAHEKFGFLLEAFEYGVPPHGGFAAGVERLVMEGLQEENIREVIAFPKNQQAQELMTDAPAEVDPAQLEDLGIALRPRPPSR is encoded by the coding sequence ATGGCGACCGAGCGCACCTCCTGCGGCGAGCCCCGGCTCGCCGACGCCGGCAGGCACATCACCGTGTACGGCTGGGTCGACCACCACCGCGACCACGGCGGCCTGAAGTTCGTCGACCTCCGCGACCGCAGCGGCATCCTCCAGGTGGTCTTCAACCCCACCACCGCGCCCGAGGCCCACCAGACCGCGCAGCGGGTGCGCCAGGAGTGGGTGCTGCGCATCGAGGGCGAGCTGCGTCCCCGCGGGGGAAACGTCAACCCCAAGCTGGAGACGGGCGAGGTCGAGCTCCACGCCACCGCCTGCACCGTGCTGTCGGCGGCGCGCACCCCGCCGTTCCCGGTCAACGAGGAGTCGGAGGTCGACGAGCGGCTGCGGCTGCGCCACCGCTACCTCGACCTCCGCCGTCCCCGCCTGCAGCGCAACCTGCGCGCCCGCGCCCGCTTCATCGGCGGCCTCCGCCGCGCCATGGAGTCGCGCGGGTTCTTCGAGATCGAGACGCCGATGATGGTCCGCGCCACCCCCGAGGGTGCGCGCGACTACCTCGTCCCCAGCCGGGTCACCCCCGGCCGCTTCTACGCCCTGCCCCAGTCGCCGCAGCTGTACAAGCAGCTCTGCATGGTCGCCGGTCTCGACCGCTACTTCCAGATCGCCCGTTGCATGCGCGACGAGGACCTGCGCGCCGACCGCCAGCCGGAGTTCACCCAGCTCGACCTGGAGATGTCCTTCATCGACGAGGAGGACATCCACGAGGTGCTCGAGCAGGTGATCTCCGAGGCCTGGGAGGAGGCGGGGTTCGTGGGCCGCATCCGCACCCCCTTCCCGCGCTTGACCTGGCGCGAGGCGATGGATCGCTACGGCAGCGACAAGCCCGACACGCGTTTCGGCCTGGAGCTGCGAGATCTCACCGAGGTGGCGCGCGGCTGCGGCTTCCGCGTCTTCGCCGACGCGGTGGCGAAGGGCGGCGTGGTCAGGGGCATCGCCGTCCCCGGTGGCGGCGACCTCACCCGCGGGCGCATCGAGGGCGAGCTCGCCGACGTGGTCAGGACCTTCCGGGCGAAGGGGCTCGCCCACCTCTGGCGCCGCGAGCAGGGCTGGGAGGGGGGCATCGCCAAGTTCTTCGGCCCCGAGGAGCTCGACCGCATCGGCGAGATCACCGGGGCGGCCCCCGGCGATGCCGTGCTCATGGTCGCCGACCGCCCCGCCGTGGTGGCCGCGGCGCTGGGCGCGCTGCGCGTCCACCTCGCCCGCGAGCGCGGCCTCCTTGATCCGGACCGGCTCGACATGATCTGGGTCACCGAGTTCCCGATGTTCGAGCGCGACGAGGACACCGGTGCGCTGTCGGCGCTCCACCACCCCTTCACCATGGTTCACGCCGACGACGTCGAGCTGCTCGAGAGCGATCCGCTGCGGATCCGCTCGCGCGCCTACGACATCGTGCTCAACGGTCGTGAGATCGGCAGCGGCAGCATCCGGATCACCGATCCCGACGTGCAGGCGAGGGTCTTCCGCGCCCTGGGGATGAGCGACGAGGAGGCGCACGAGAAGTTCGGCTTCCTGCTCGAGGCCTTCGAGTACGGGGTCCCGCCCCACGGCGGGTTCGCCGCCGGTGTCGAGCGGCTGGTGATGGAGGGCCTGCAGGAGGAGAACATCCGGGAGGTGATCGCGTTCCCCAAGAACCAGCAGGCCCAGGAGCTGATGACCGATGCCCCTGCGGAGGTGGATCCCGCCCAGCTCGAGGACCTGGGCATTGCCCTGCGGCCCCGGCCGCCGTCCCGCTGA
- a CDS encoding ATP-binding protein, whose protein sequence is MSVANTSELRIPADPSYIVVAKRAVAGFGCVAGFGVEAIDDLVIAVAQACQNAIAVADRTADRGRGQIRLSFKLEDRRLEVQVRSICGREGDPDAPCGADPGARLAVEPVAAEHHDLAMRVMGLFVDDCRYRVDERTGGLRVRLTKYRLG, encoded by the coding sequence ATGAGCGTCGCGAACACCTCCGAGCTGCGCATCCCGGCCGACCCGAGCTACATCGTCGTCGCCAAGCGGGCGGTCGCCGGCTTCGGATGCGTCGCCGGCTTCGGTGTCGAGGCCATCGACGACCTGGTCATCGCCGTCGCCCAGGCCTGCCAGAACGCGATCGCGGTCGCCGACCGCACCGCCGACCGCGGGCGCGGCCAGATCCGCCTCAGCTTCAAGCTGGAGGACCGGCGGCTCGAGGTCCAGGTCCGCAGCATCTGCGGCCGTGAGGGCGACCCCGACGCCCCCTGCGGCGCCGACCCCGGCGCCCGCCTCGCCGTCGAACCCGTGGCCGCCGAGCACCACGACCTCGCCATGCGGGTGATGGGCCTCTTCGTCGACGACTGCCGCTACCGCGTCGACGAGCGCACCGGCGGCCTCCGCGTCCGGCTCACCAAGTACCGCCTCGGCTGA
- a CDS encoding AAA family ATPase, translated as MRLLEREAVAETAAALLRRAAARNGGALFVQADAGLGKTAVLGHVADLARPGFTVGHGRGDSMERWIPFGLFGQIADGLGANGLFDPPARPASAAEARAACFYAVLRRLEAVRGPVLLALDDVHWADPESCALLAFICRRLGSTRVALVAALRQWPGEAAAACRRLAHEGHAEIATLPPLSPDAAGELLTRRLGRALPAAVLRRVCTACAGNPLLLEQAGEALRCGELGGDLVLERPVLPSGSLVLSRFAELPAPALRFLQAASILGGRFHPGVAGEVASLREEVGEGALRALACSGLVREAGGVCEFVHPAFHETVYADLSASARTRLHARAVTVLSGRGADREAAEHAVLGGPTDDPDVLATLSRVGLAALEAGALPAAERYLATAVELAGAGAGPDTLLALGDVRLEQGRVSLAAVSFQAALAAAGDDRRVAARALHRLGRAHAVRGRLGDAVLSCREGAVLMLREDPAAAVAVLLEQAYATARLSGPAEALALVDHAGPLLGGSAPDPGGGLEAVTGYLRVLLGDPHGLAALHRAAAAIEAGEPAPDRLWARELLHSYAVCSLLLERFGHAERILGLALAMAERDGASHVRPRTAVLLAELCLRQGRLAEALSWAEHAAIPAGDDPATTPHSQTVLAAVLLRHGDLRGCQERCDLAPGDADTRGPWSAQLQLWHVRGQLLLARDHLPAAARTYTQLAERCRELRIGEPCTVLWQRSAVTAFLGCGLEAEAAQVLRDVDDGAASVPCSWPRIAAAGIRAAIAERRGDREQAEASHRAAAGHAAEVLPLEHIQSLLDLGRFLRRAGRLVEARVVLAEAHLRAESAGDALLATGAHAELRVAGGRRHRSEAERQRLTVQEDRVARLAAAGCSNQVIAGRLSVAVSTVKTHLERVYAKLDVQSRHQLAGVVPRFDRPANPVR; from the coding sequence TTGAGGCTGCTCGAGCGCGAGGCGGTCGCGGAGACCGCTGCCGCACTGCTCCGCCGGGCCGCCGCCCGGAATGGGGGCGCGCTGTTCGTCCAGGCCGACGCCGGGCTCGGCAAGACCGCGGTGCTGGGGCATGTCGCCGATCTTGCCCGTCCCGGATTCACCGTCGGACATGGTCGCGGCGACAGCATGGAGAGGTGGATCCCATTCGGGCTGTTCGGTCAGATCGCAGACGGGTTGGGGGCGAACGGTCTGTTCGACCCTCCGGCTCGCCCGGCGAGCGCTGCGGAGGCACGGGCGGCGTGCTTCTACGCCGTGCTCCGCCGGCTCGAAGCGGTCCGGGGCCCGGTTCTCCTCGCCCTCGACGACGTGCACTGGGCCGACCCCGAGTCGTGTGCCCTCCTGGCCTTCATCTGCCGGCGGCTCGGGTCCACCCGGGTGGCGCTGGTCGCCGCCCTGCGGCAGTGGCCCGGGGAGGCGGCGGCGGCCTGTCGCCGGCTCGCTCACGAGGGTCACGCGGAGATCGCGACCCTGCCTCCGCTGAGCCCGGACGCCGCGGGTGAGCTGCTGACCCGGCGGCTCGGCCGCGCCCTCCCCGCAGCCGTCCTGCGGCGGGTGTGCACCGCCTGCGCGGGCAACCCCCTCCTGCTCGAGCAGGCCGGCGAGGCGCTGCGCTGCGGCGAGCTCGGTGGTGACCTCGTCCTCGAGCGACCGGTGCTGCCCAGCGGATCGCTGGTGCTGTCGCGATTCGCCGAGCTGCCCGCCCCGGCGCTCCGCTTCCTGCAGGCGGCGAGCATCCTCGGCGGGCGCTTCCATCCGGGCGTGGCCGGCGAGGTGGCCTCACTCCGCGAGGAGGTCGGCGAGGGTGCCCTCCGGGCACTCGCGTGCAGCGGGCTGGTCCGCGAGGCCGGCGGGGTCTGCGAGTTCGTCCATCCCGCGTTCCACGAGACCGTGTATGCGGATCTGTCCGCGTCCGCGCGAACCCGGCTCCACGCTCGCGCGGTCACCGTCCTGAGCGGTCGGGGCGCCGACCGGGAGGCCGCCGAGCACGCCGTCCTCGGCGGGCCGACCGACGACCCCGACGTGCTCGCGACCCTGTCGCGGGTCGGTCTCGCGGCCCTGGAGGCGGGCGCGCTGCCCGCGGCCGAGCGCTATCTCGCCACCGCCGTCGAGCTGGCGGGGGCGGGTGCCGGTCCCGACACCCTCCTGGCGCTCGGTGACGTCCGCCTCGAGCAGGGTCGCGTCTCCCTCGCCGCGGTGTCGTTCCAGGCGGCGCTCGCCGCTGCGGGGGACGACCGCCGGGTCGCCGCCCGGGCGCTCCACCGGCTGGGGCGGGCGCACGCCGTGCGCGGCCGGCTGGGCGACGCGGTGCTGAGCTGCCGCGAGGGCGCCGTCCTCATGCTCCGCGAGGACCCTGCCGCCGCGGTCGCCGTGCTCCTCGAGCAGGCGTACGCGACGGCGCGTCTGAGCGGCCCGGCGGAGGCGCTGGCGCTCGTCGACCACGCCGGTCCGCTGCTCGGCGGGTCCGCCCCCGACCCCGGCGGTGGCCTCGAGGCGGTGACCGGCTACCTGCGGGTGCTGCTCGGCGATCCCCACGGCCTGGCGGCGCTCCACCGGGCGGCCGCCGCGATCGAGGCCGGCGAGCCCGCTCCCGACCGCCTCTGGGCCCGCGAGCTGCTCCACTCCTACGCGGTGTGCTCGCTGCTCCTCGAGCGCTTCGGCCACGCCGAGCGCATCCTCGGGCTCGCCCTGGCGATGGCGGAGCGCGACGGGGCGTCCCACGTCCGGCCCCGGACCGCCGTCCTGCTCGCGGAGCTGTGCCTGCGGCAGGGGCGGCTCGCCGAGGCGCTGTCCTGGGCGGAGCACGCGGCGATCCCGGCCGGCGACGACCCGGCGACCACTCCCCACTCCCAGACCGTGCTCGCCGCCGTCCTCCTCCGCCACGGCGACCTCCGCGGCTGCCAGGAGCGCTGCGATCTCGCCCCGGGTGACGCCGACACCCGCGGGCCGTGGTCGGCCCAGCTTCAGCTGTGGCACGTCCGCGGCCAGCTGCTGCTCGCCAGGGACCACCTGCCCGCGGCCGCGCGGACCTACACCCAGCTGGCGGAGCGCTGCCGGGAGCTGAGGATCGGTGAGCCGTGCACCGTCCTGTGGCAGCGCAGCGCGGTCACCGCGTTTCTCGGCTGTGGGCTGGAGGCGGAGGCTGCGCAGGTGCTCAGGGATGTCGACGACGGCGCCGCCAGCGTGCCCTGCAGCTGGCCGCGGATCGCCGCCGCGGGCATCCGGGCGGCGATCGCCGAGCGGCGCGGGGACCGGGAGCAGGCGGAGGCGAGCCACCGCGCCGCCGCGGGCCACGCCGCCGAGGTTCTGCCCCTCGAGCACATCCAGAGCCTGCTCGACCTCGGCCGGTTCCTCCGCCGCGCCGGCCGGCTGGTGGAGGCTCGCGTGGTGCTCGCCGAGGCCCACCTGCGCGCCGAGAGCGCGGGCGACGCCCTCCTCGCCACCGGGGCCCACGCCGAGCTTCGCGTCGCAGGCGGCCGCAGACACCGTTCGGAGGCCGAGCGCCAGCGTCTCACCGTCCAGGAGGACAGGGTGGCCCGGCTGGCGGCGGCGGGGTGCAGCAACCAGGTCATCGCGGGCCGGCTGTCCGTCGCCGTCAGCACCGTCAAGACCCACCTGGAGCGCGTGTACGCGAAGCTCGACGTCCAGTCCCGGCACCAGCTCGCCGGCGTGGTGCCCCGCTTCGATCGTCCCGCCAATCCTGTCCGGTAA
- a CDS encoding winged helix-turn-helix domain-containing protein, producing MVVPAKVRVPPPAGMARERLAGLLEPAWSHRLTLVVGPAGCGKTTLLTQFATACSVPVLWYRAECSDGDAGALLAHLEAAARVALPIADAPWRSLGDAAHSLEGAVSDRLLLVLDDLHTLHGTDAERAIEQLLHYLPDAIAVLAGSRRPPAINLSRLRVAGMLMELGPDALRFRLWEVERLFREYYADPLSPEELAELARRTDGWPAVLHLFHLATRGCTRVERRRRIAVLGTRNPLVREYLVHNVLADLSTEAREFLLRSALLGRMSGAVCDALLDRQGSDRVLADLERLQLVSPQGEDDGWYRCHEVLRSHLATVLEEEEGEAWVREERRRAGSVLESAGADGDALAAYCAAEDWTAAGRLLGLRREAVVSDPGWWVDHLPDAILDEDPWVMLAAARRHRSAGRARTAVALYRRAEAAFGTASPSDTCRRERAGLTAWIDPHPAPAGGVPELLRAATLTGHRTPRGERGGPEAELIAGVAALLAGECAIATERLGAVLGGVEGSRGLHACVRLGHAIAAALSGDAAAATLLDTATEAAEREGFGWLAGLARAATAPLREAPLEARQGSGEDEDAGWGDGLRALLRGWAEAGRGEGDAEDLERARRRFDALQAPVLACWAGALEVLVRARRRPHGARAAAIRIERAARRLGVPGARCLALLALAELGEGGHREVATALARSCGLALPEAPPVPAPDRAADSAGPPVAPRCRVRISCLGGLVVSVGGRPVDLATLRPKVRSLLRILALHRGRAVHREVLVEALWPEADADTGTRNLQVAISSLRQVLDRGWRAQSVVREGGAYRLWVGPDDSVDLLAFEAAQAAAGAAHGRGDADAVRSACLQMLALYQGELLPEEGPAEWVVADREHRRTAAADAALMLAAVHADWHEWPDATRACERALSIDRDCDRAWRLLISLHERAGGVAEAARARRRYALLLAEVEVQS from the coding sequence GTGGTGGTCCCCGCCAAGGTCCGCGTCCCCCCGCCGGCAGGGATGGCGCGCGAGCGGCTGGCGGGCCTCCTGGAGCCGGCATGGAGCCACCGCCTCACCCTGGTGGTCGGCCCCGCCGGCTGCGGGAAGACCACCCTGCTCACCCAGTTCGCGACGGCCTGCTCGGTGCCGGTGCTCTGGTATCGCGCGGAGTGCTCGGACGGGGACGCGGGCGCTCTCCTCGCCCATCTCGAGGCCGCCGCCCGGGTCGCCCTCCCGATCGCGGACGCACCATGGCGGAGCCTCGGCGACGCCGCTCACAGCCTCGAGGGCGCCGTCTCGGACCGGCTCCTGCTGGTGCTCGACGACCTCCACACCCTGCACGGCACCGACGCCGAGCGGGCCATCGAGCAGCTGCTGCACTACCTTCCCGACGCCATCGCGGTGCTCGCGGGCTCGCGCCGGCCCCCCGCGATCAACCTGTCGCGACTGCGGGTGGCGGGCATGCTCATGGAACTCGGTCCCGACGCTCTGCGCTTCCGCCTCTGGGAGGTGGAGCGTCTCTTTCGCGAGTATTACGCCGACCCGCTGTCCCCCGAGGAGCTCGCCGAGCTGGCCCGCCGGACCGACGGCTGGCCCGCGGTGCTGCATCTCTTCCACCTGGCCACGCGTGGCTGCACGCGGGTCGAGCGGCGGAGGAGGATCGCGGTGCTGGGCACCCGCAACCCGCTGGTCCGCGAGTACCTGGTGCACAACGTGCTCGCCGACCTCTCCACCGAGGCGAGGGAGTTCCTGCTGCGCAGCGCCCTTCTCGGGCGGATGAGCGGGGCGGTCTGCGACGCCCTCCTCGACCGGCAGGGCAGCGACCGGGTGCTCGCCGATCTCGAGCGGCTCCAGCTGGTCAGCCCGCAGGGCGAGGACGACGGCTGGTACCGCTGCCACGAGGTGCTCCGCTCACACCTGGCGACGGTTCTGGAGGAGGAGGAGGGGGAGGCCTGGGTCCGTGAGGAGCGGCGCCGGGCCGGTTCGGTCCTCGAGTCGGCGGGCGCCGACGGCGACGCGCTCGCCGCCTACTGCGCCGCCGAGGACTGGACCGCCGCGGGCCGGCTGCTCGGCCTGCGTCGGGAGGCGGTGGTGAGCGACCCCGGGTGGTGGGTCGACCACCTCCCCGACGCCATCCTCGACGAGGACCCGTGGGTGATGCTCGCCGCCGCCCGCCGCCACCGGTCCGCCGGCCGTGCACGCACCGCGGTCGCGCTCTACCGGCGCGCCGAGGCGGCATTCGGCACCGCCTCGCCCTCGGACACGTGCCGCCGCGAACGCGCCGGGCTGACGGCGTGGATCGACCCTCACCCCGCGCCCGCCGGCGGCGTGCCGGAGCTGCTGCGCGCGGCCACCCTGACCGGGCATCGCACTCCGCGCGGCGAGCGGGGTGGCCCGGAGGCGGAGCTGATCGCCGGGGTTGCCGCCCTCCTCGCCGGCGAGTGCGCGATCGCGACCGAGCGCCTCGGCGCCGTGCTCGGCGGCGTCGAGGGCTCGCGCGGCCTGCACGCCTGCGTCCGGCTCGGCCACGCGATCGCGGCCGCCCTGTCCGGTGACGCCGCCGCCGCAACCCTGCTCGACACCGCCACCGAGGCCGCCGAGCGGGAGGGATTCGGCTGGCTCGCGGGCCTCGCCCGGGCCGCCACCGCACCGCTCCGTGAGGCGCCGCTGGAGGCCCGCCAGGGCTCCGGTGAGGACGAGGACGCCGGCTGGGGCGATGGCCTGCGCGCGCTCCTCCGCGGCTGGGCCGAGGCCGGCAGGGGGGAGGGCGACGCCGAGGATCTCGAGCGGGCGCGGCGCCGGTTCGACGCGCTGCAGGCGCCGGTGCTGGCCTGCTGGGCGGGGGCGCTCGAGGTGCTCGTCCGGGCCCGGCGGCGGCCCCATGGCGCCCGTGCCGCGGCGATCCGGATCGAGCGGGCGGCGCGGCGGCTCGGGGTTCCGGGTGCCCGCTGCCTGGCGCTTCTCGCCCTCGCCGAGCTGGGGGAGGGCGGCCATCGCGAGGTCGCCACGGCGCTGGCGCGCAGCTGCGGCCTGGCCCTGCCCGAGGCGCCGCCGGTGCCCGCTCCGGACCGTGCCGCCGACTCCGCCGGTCCTCCGGTCGCGCCCCGGTGCCGGGTGCGCATCAGCTGTCTCGGTGGCCTGGTGGTCTCGGTGGGGGGACGTCCCGTCGATCTCGCCACGCTCCGTCCCAAGGTGCGCTCCCTGCTCCGGATCCTCGCCCTGCACCGGGGCCGCGCCGTCCACCGGGAGGTCCTCGTCGAGGCGCTCTGGCCGGAGGCCGACGCCGACACCGGGACCCGCAACCTCCAGGTGGCGATCTCCAGCCTTCGACAGGTGCTCGACCGCGGCTGGCGGGCCCAGTCGGTGGTCCGCGAGGGCGGGGCCTACCGCCTCTGGGTTGGGCCGGACGACAGTGTCGACCTGCTCGCCTTCGAGGCCGCGCAGGCCGCCGCAGGGGCCGCGCACGGCCGTGGCGACGCGGACGCGGTCCGCTCAGCGTGCCTGCAGATGCTGGCTCTCTACCAGGGGGAGCTGCTCCCCGAGGAGGGCCCGGCCGAGTGGGTCGTCGCCGACCGCGAGCACCGGCGCACCGCGGCCGCCGACGCCGCGCTGATGCTCGCCGCCGTGCATGCGGACTGGCACGAGTGGCCGGATGCCACCCGGGCCTGCGAGCGCGCGCTGAGCATCGACCGCGACTGCGACCGCGCCTGGCGGCTGCTCATCAGCCTCCACGAGCGCGCCGGCGGGGTGGCCGAGGCGGCCCGTGCCCGGCGCCGCTACGCCCTGCTGCTCGCCGAGGTCGAGGTCCAGTCGTGA
- a CDS encoding Pvc16 family protein, producing the protein MIDEVDEALRRLLADLPGDRTRVGFDLPVAGAERGGGAAVVVALAGIAEDPALRSSSTWDEVDEDGLIRWRRPAPRWYRLRYRITAWAEGAEQEHRLLSAVLRRLIAHDSLPAELLTGSLGELGLPLPVSVALPAAGETLADHRGRRPALDLVITAPLRADVRTPASPPARVAVLAVGRPDAEPERSTATPGDAALHRPGPKAPPAAGTTRRRRPSR; encoded by the coding sequence ATGATCGACGAGGTCGACGAGGCGCTCCGGCGGCTGCTGGCCGATCTTCCCGGCGACCGCACGAGGGTCGGCTTCGACCTCCCCGTCGCCGGCGCGGAGCGCGGGGGTGGTGCCGCCGTCGTCGTCGCCCTCGCCGGCATCGCCGAGGATCCGGCGCTGCGCAGCAGCAGCACCTGGGACGAGGTGGACGAGGACGGGCTGATCCGCTGGCGCCGGCCGGCCCCGCGCTGGTACCGCCTCCGCTACCGGATCACCGCCTGGGCGGAGGGCGCGGAGCAGGAGCACCGGCTGCTCTCCGCCGTGCTCCGCCGGCTGATCGCGCACGACAGCCTGCCCGCCGAGTTGCTCACCGGCTCACTCGGCGAGCTGGGGCTGCCCCTGCCGGTCAGCGTCGCCCTGCCCGCCGCCGGCGAGACCCTCGCCGACCACCGCGGCCGCCGCCCGGCGCTCGACCTCGTGATCACCGCGCCCCTGCGCGCCGACGTCCGCACCCCCGCGTCGCCGCCCGCCCGGGTCGCGGTGCTGGCGGTGGGGAGGCCGGATGCGGAGCCCGAGCGGTCGACCGCAACCCCCGGGGACGCCGCGCTCCACCGGCCGGGCCCGAAGGCGCCTCCGGCGGCCGGAACCACGCGCCGCCGCCGGCCGTCGCGCTGA